From Helicoverpa armigera isolate CAAS_96S chromosome 17, ASM3070526v1, whole genome shotgun sequence, one genomic window encodes:
- the LOC135118016 gene encoding cytochrome P450 6B2 produces the protein MWVFYLPVVISVLAVALYYYFTRTFNYWKNRNVRGPEPTVFFGNLKDSVLRRKNIGVVMEEMYNMFPDEKVIGIYRMTTPCVLVRDLDIVKHIMIKDFEVFSDRGLEFSKEGLGQNLFHADGDTWRTLRNRFTPIFTSGKLKNMFYLMNEGADNFIDHVSKECEKHQEFEIHTLLQTYTMSTISSCAFGVSYDTISDKLDTLAIVDKIISEPSYAIELDMMYPGLLPKLNLSIFPYVVHKFFKNLVNTIVTQRNGKPSGRNDFMDLILELRQMGEITSNKYGNNMSTLEITESVMCAQAFVFYIAGYETSATTMAYLTYQLALNPDIQNKLIAEIDEAIKANGGKVTYDTVKDMKYLNKVFDETLRMYSIVEPLQRKAVRDYKLPGTDVVIEKDTVVLISPRGIHYDPKYYDNPKQFNPERFNAEEVGKRHPCAYLPFGLGQRNCIGMRFGRLQSLLCITKLLSKFRLEPSKNTDRNLQVEPYRFIIGPKGGIRLNIVPRKDVS, from the exons ATGTGGGTGTTTTATCTGCCGGTAGTGATATCAGTGTTAGCCGTAgcgctttattattattttacacggACATTTAATTACTGGAAAAATCGAAATGTTCGCGGACCGGAACCTACCGTATTTTTCGGAAACTTGAAGGACTCAGTcttaagaagaaaaaatataggcGTAGTCATGGAAGAAATGTACAACATGTTTCCTGATGAAAAAGTTATTGGAATCTACAGGATGACCACACCTTGTGTCCTTGTACGAGACTTGGATATTGTTAAACATATCATGATAAAAGACTTCGAAGTATTCAGTGACCGCGGTTTAGAATTCAGCAAAGAGGGATTGGGACAAAACCTATTCCACGCTGATGGAGACACTTGGAGAACTTTGAGAAATCGATTTACACCAATTTTCACATCTGGAAAActgaaaaacatgttttatcttATGAATGAAGGTGCTGATAACTTTATTGACCACGTGAGCAAAGAGTGTGAAAAGCATCAAGAATTTGAAATTCACACACTTCTTCAGACTTATACCATGTCTACAATCTCCTCCTGTGCTTTTGGAGTAAGCTACGACACCATCAGTGATAAGCTAGATACTTTAGCAAttgtagataaaattatttcggAACCAAGTTATGCTATAGAATTAGATATGATGTATCCGGGTCTCCTTCCAAAACTCAATCTTTCAATTTTTCCTTATGTTGTAcataaattcttcaaaaatcttGTGAACACAATTGTCACTCAAAGAAATGGCAAACCTTCAGGACGTAACGACTTCATGGATCTCATACTGGAACTCCGTCAAATGGGAGAGATCACCAGCAACAAATATGGTAACAATATGTCAACTCTTGAAATAACAGAATCAGTTATGTGTGCCCAAGCTTTTGTGTTTTACATCGCTGGTTATGAAACTAGTGCTACCACTATGGCCTACTTGACATATCAGTTGGCACTTAATCCTGACATACAAAATAAGTTAATAGCAGAAATAGATGAAGCAATAAAAGCTAATGGTGGAAAAGTAACATACGACACCGTGAAGGAtatgaaatatttgaacaaagtttTTGACGAAACCCTTCGTATGTACTCTATAGTAGAACCACTGCAAAGAAAAGCTGTAAGAGATTACAAGTTACCAGGAACAGACGTGGTCATTGAGAAAGACACCGTAGTGCTAATATCTCCAAGAGGCATTCACTATGACCCGAAATATTACGACAATCCTAAACAGTTCAACCCTGAAAGATTCAATGCGGAGGAAGTGGGCAAGCGTCACCCGTGCGCGTACTTACCATTTGGACTTGGACAAAGGAATTGCATAG gtatgcgGTTTGGTAGACTCCAGTCTTTATTATGCATCACGAAGCTGCTGTCCAAGTTTAGATTGGAGCCATCGAAAAACACTGACAGGAATTTACAAGTAGAACCATACCGATTCATTATTGGACCCAAAGGTGGAATCCGTTTAAACATTGTCCCGAGAAAAGATGTATCTTAA
- the LOC110384246 gene encoding cytochrome P450 6B6, with translation MWIFYFPAVTSVLIVTLYLYFTRTFNYWKKRNVRGPEPTVFFGNLKDSALRKKNMGVVMEELYNMFPEEKVIGIYRMTSPCLLVRDLEVIKHIMIKDFEVFSDRGVEFSKEGLGSNLFHADGETWRALRNRFTPIFTSGKLKNMFYLMHEGADNFIDHVSAECEKNQEFEVHSLLQTYTMSTIAACAFGISYDSIGDKVKALDIVDKIISEPSYAIELDMMYPGLLSKLNLSIFPTAVKNFFKSLVDNIVAQRNGKPSGRNDFMDLILELRQLGEVTSNKYGSSASSLEITDEVICAQAFVFYIAGYETSATTMAYMIYQLALNPDIQNKLIAEVDEVLKANDGKVTYDTVKEMKYMNKAFDETLRMYSIVEPLQRKATRDYKIPGTDVVIEKDTIVLISPRGIHYDPKYYDNPKQFNPDRFDAEEVGKRHPCAYLPFGLGQRNCIGMRFGRLQSLLCITKILSKFRIEPSKNTDRNLQVEPHRGLIGPKGGIRVNVVPRKLVS, from the exons ATGTGGATCTTTTATTTTCCGGCAGTGACATCAGTGCTAATCGTCactctttatttgtatttcacaAGGACGTTCAACTACTGGAAGAAACGAAATGTTCGCGGGCCCGAACCTACTGTATTCTTCGGAAACCTGAAGGATTCCGCCCTTCGCAAGAAAAATATGGGAGTAGTGATGGAAGAATTATACAATATGTTCCCAGAAGAAAAAGTTATTGGAATCTATAGAATGACATCACCTTGTCTACTTGTACGAGATTTGGAAGTGATTAAGCATATCATGATTAAAGACTTCGAAGTGTTCAGCGATCGTGGTGTGGAATTCAGCAAAGAGGGATTGGGTTCAAACTTGTTCCACGCTGATGGAGAAACGTGGAGAGCATTGAGAAATCGGTTTACACCCATTTTTACATCTGGTAAActgaaaaacatgttttatcttATGCATGAAGGTGCTGATAACTTTATAGACCACGTAAGCGCAGAGTGTGAAAAGAATCAAGAATTTGAAGTTCATTCCCTTCTTCAAACTTATACCATGTCCACAATTGCCGCTTGTGCCTTTGGAATAAGTTATGACAGTATCGGCGATAAAGTCAAGGCGCTAGATATTGTAGACAAGATTATTTCGGAACCGAGTTATGCTATAGAATTAGATATGATGTACCCGGGTCTCCTTTCAAAATTGAATCTGTCCATTTTTCCAACGGCGGTAAAGAATTTCTTTAAAAGTCTCGTGGACAACATCGTTGCTCAGAGAAATGGCAAACCTTCAGGTCGTAACGACTTTATGGACCTGATTCTAGAGCTCCGTCAATTGGGAGAGGTAACTAGCAACAAATATGGTAGCAGTGCTTCATCCCTTGAAATAACAGATGAAGTAATATGCGCCCAAGCTTTTGTATTTTACATCGCCGGATATGAGACCAGTGCAACAACTATGGCCTACATGATATACCAACTCGCACTCAATCCCGATATACAAAATAAGTTGATAGCTGAAGTAGATGAAGTATTAAAAGCGAATGATGGGAAAGTAACATACGATACCGTTAAGGAAATGAAATATATGAATAAAGCTTTTGACGAAACTCTTCGTATGTACTCTATAGTAGAACCACTGCAAAGGAAAGCTACAAGAGATTACAAAATTCCCGGAACAGACGTCGTTATTGAAAAGGACACCATAGTGCTAATATCTCCAAGAGGCATTCACTACGACCCGAAATATTACGACAACCCTAAACAATTCAACCCTGATAGATTCGATGCGGAGGAAGTGGGCAAGCGTCACCCGTGCGCGTACTTACCATTCGGACTTGGACAAAGGAACTGCATAG GTATGCGGTTTGGCAGACTTCAGTCCCTACTATGCATCACGAAGATTTTGTCCAAGTTTAGAATAGAGCCATCGAAAAATACCGACAGAAACTTACAAGTAGAACCGCACCGAGGCCTTATTGGACCGAAAGGAGGAATACGTGTCAACGTTGTCCCTAGGAAGCTCGTATCTTAA
- the LOC110384247 gene encoding cytochrome P450 6B7-like codes for MWVLYLPAVLSVLIVTLYLYFTRTFNYWKKRNVRGPEPTVFFGNLKDSTLRKKNIGIVMEEIYNQFPDEKVVGMYRMTTPCLLVRDLDVIKHIMIKDFEAFRDRGVEFSKEGLGQNLFHADGETWRALRNRFTPIFTSGKLKNMFYLMHEGADNFIDHVSKECEKKQEFEVHSLLQTYTMSTISSCAFGVSYNSISDKVQTLEIVDKIISEPSYAIELDYMYPKLLAKLNLSIIPTPVQHFFKSLVDSIISQRNGKPAGRNDFMDLILELRQMGEVTSNKYLDGVTSLEITDEVICAQAFVFYVAGYETSATTMSYLIYQLSLNQDVQNKLIAEVDEAIKASDGKVTYDTVKEMKYLNKVFDETLRMYSIVEPLQRKATRDYQIPGTDVVIEKDTMVLISPRGIHYDPKYYDNPKQFNPDRFDVEEVGKRHPCAYLPFGLGQRNCIGMRFGRLQSLLCITKILSKFRIEPSKNTDRNLQVEPRRVIIGPKGGIRVNIVPRKIVS; via the exons ATGTGGGTCTTATATCTACCGGCAGTGCTATCAGTGTTAATCGTTaccctttatttatattttacaagaaCATTTAACTATTGGAAGAAACGAAATGTTCGTGGGCCGGAACCAACTGTATTCTTCGGGAACTTGAAGGATTCAACCCTTCGCAAGAAAAATATAGGAATAGTGATGGAAGAAATTTACAACCAGTTTCCGGATGAAAAGGTGGTTGGAATGTATAGAATGACCACACCCTGCCTACTGGTACGTGATCTGGATGTGATTAAACATATTATGATTAAAGACTTTGAAGCGTTCCGTGATCGCGGTGTGGAATTTAGCAAAGAAGGATTGGGACAAAACTTGTTCCATGCTGATGGAGAAACGTGGAGAGCCTTAAGAAACAGATTTACACCTATTTTCACATCtggtaaattgaaaaatatgttctaTCTTATGCATGAAGGTGCTGATAACTTTATTGACCACGTGAGCAAAGAGTGTGAAAAGAAACAAGAGTTTGAAGTTCACTCCCTTCTCCAGACATACACCATGTCTACGATCTCATCATGTGCTTTCGGAGTGAGTTATAACAGCATCAGCGATAAAGTTCAGACTCTAGAAATTGTAGACAAGATTATTTCAGAACCAAGTTACGCTATAGAATTGGATTATATGTATCCTAAATTATTGGCAAAACTCAATCTTTCAATTATCCCGACTCCTGTACAACATTTCTTCAAAAGTCTTGTGGACAGCATTATTAGCCAAAGAAATGGCAAACCTGCAGGCCGCAACGATTTTATGGATCTTATATTAGAGCTCCGTCAAATGGGAGAGGTAACTAGTAACAAATATCTTGATGGAGTAACATCACTTGAAATTACTGACGAAGTTATATGTGCCCAAGCTTTTGTATTTTACGTTGCTGGATATGAAACCAGTGCAACCACAATGTCCTACTTGATATACCAACTCTCACTTAATCAAGACGTCCAAAACAAGTTGATAGCTGAAGTAGATGAAGCAATAAAAGCTAGTGATGGAAAAGTAACATACGACACCGTGAAGGAAATGAAATACTTGAACAAAGTCTTTGACGAAACTCTTCGTATGTACTCTATAGTAGAACCACTGCAAAGAAAAGCTACAAGAGACTACCAAATTCCTGGAACTGATGTCGTCATTGAAAAGGACACCATGGTATTAATATCTCCAAGAGGCATTCACTATGACCCGAAATATTACGACAACCCTAAACAATTCAACCCTGATAGATTCGATGTGGAGGAAGTGGGCAAGCGTCACCCGTGCGCGTACTTACCATTCGGACTTGGACAAAGGAATTGCATAG GCATGCGGTTTGGCAGACTTCAGTCTCTACTATGCATCACGAAGATTTTATCCAAGTTTAGAATAGAGCCATCGAAAAATACCGACAGAAACTTGCAAGTTGAACCACGCCGAGTTATTATTGGACCGAAAGGAGGAATACGTGTAAACATTGTTCCTAGAAAGATTGTATCTTAA